A window of Formosa sp. Hel1_31_208 contains these coding sequences:
- the hpf gene encoding ribosome hibernation-promoting factor, HPF/YfiA family, which translates to MNVNFQYVNVDVSETLNSFTEEKLKKLFDRYDFLIGATVRFKQDDKNHTKGKICDIELSLPGPRIFAASDEKNYEVAVKETISDLVRQLKKRKEVFKPY; encoded by the coding sequence ATGAATGTGAATTTTCAATATGTAAATGTCGATGTCAGTGAAACTTTAAATAGTTTCACAGAAGAGAAATTAAAAAAACTTTTCGACAGGTATGATTTTTTAATTGGAGCAACAGTCCGATTTAAACAAGACGACAAGAATCATACGAAAGGTAAAATATGTGATATAGAACTCAGTTTACCTGGACCACGAATTTTTGCAGCGTCTGACGAGAAAAATTATGAAGTCGCAGTTAAAGAGACAATTAGTGACTTGGTACGCCAATTAAAGAAACGTAAAGAAGTATTTAAACCATACTAA
- the rlmH gene encoding 23S rRNA (pseudouridine(1915)-N(3))-methyltransferase RlmH: MTIKLLAIGKTDNKDLQALIDDYQKRLGYYIKFEFEIIPDLKKTKNLSEDQQKQKEGELILNKLNTTDVLILLDENGKQLDSVSFSTYLQKHMNSGIKQLVFVIGGPYGFSPEVYQKANGKLSLSKMTFSHQMIRLFVIEQLYRGFTILKNEPYHHR, from the coding sequence ATGACCATAAAACTACTTGCCATTGGCAAAACCGATAACAAAGATTTACAAGCCCTTATTGACGACTATCAAAAGCGTCTTGGGTATTATATCAAATTTGAATTTGAAATCATTCCAGATCTCAAAAAGACTAAAAACTTAAGTGAAGACCAACAAAAGCAAAAAGAAGGTGAGCTTATTCTCAATAAACTCAATACTACAGATGTTCTAATTTTACTAGATGAAAATGGTAAACAATTAGATTCTGTAAGTTTTTCTACATATTTACAAAAACACATGAATTCAGGTATCAAACAATTGGTTTTCGTTATAGGAGGGCCTTATGGTTTTTCACCTGAAGTATATCAAAAAGCGAATGGGAAACTATCATTATCTAAAATGACTTTTTCCCATCAAATGATTCGCTTGTTTGTTATAGAGCAATTATATCGTGGCTTCACTATTTTAAAAAATGAGCCTTATCATCATCGTTAG
- the nadC gene encoding carboxylating nicotinate-nucleotide diphosphorylase — translation MISQEQFNREIELIISNAIREDVGDGDHSSLACIPASAQGKAKLLVKDDGIIAGVEFAKLVFNYLDKDMTVETLIKDGSPVKYGDIVFYVEGASQSILKAERLVLNAMQRMSAIATKTKKFVDLLEGTGTKILDTRKTTPGIRALEKWAVKIGGGENHRFALYDMIMLKDNHIDFAGGITKAIQKTKHYLKETNRDLKIIVEARNLDEIKEILHTEGVYRILIDNFNYEDTRTAVKLIGNQCMSESSGGINESTVRNYAECGVDYISSGALTHSVYNMDLSLKAV, via the coding sequence ATGATTTCACAAGAACAATTTAATCGGGAAATAGAACTCATAATATCTAATGCAATCAGAGAAGATGTTGGTGATGGTGATCACAGCTCACTGGCATGTATTCCAGCTTCTGCGCAAGGAAAAGCAAAACTGTTAGTTAAGGATGACGGAATTATTGCTGGCGTCGAATTCGCAAAACTTGTCTTTAACTACTTAGATAAAGATATGACAGTGGAAACGCTTATAAAAGATGGTAGTCCTGTTAAGTATGGTGATATCGTATTTTATGTGGAAGGTGCGTCTCAGTCTATTTTAAAAGCTGAACGCCTCGTTCTTAACGCCATGCAACGTATGAGTGCCATCGCAACTAAAACAAAGAAATTTGTAGATTTATTAGAGGGTACAGGTACTAAAATATTAGACACTAGAAAAACCACCCCAGGCATTCGTGCACTCGAAAAGTGGGCAGTAAAAATAGGTGGAGGAGAAAACCACAGATTTGCACTTTACGATATGATTATGCTTAAGGATAATCATATTGATTTTGCTGGAGGGATAACCAAGGCTATTCAAAAAACAAAGCACTATTTAAAAGAAACAAATAGAGATTTAAAGATTATTGTGGAGGCTAGAAACCTAGATGAGATAAAAGAGATTTTGCATACCGAAGGTGTATATCGCATTCTAATTGATAATTTTAATTATGAGGACACCCGAACCGCTGTTAAACTTATAGGCAATCAATGTATGTCAGAGTCCTCAGGAGGAATTAACGAATCTACAGTTAGAAACTATGCCGAATGCGGCGTAGATTATATTTCATCTGGCGCATTGACTCACTCAGTTTATAATATGGATTTGAGCTTAAAAGCTGTATAG
- a CDS encoding YihY/virulence factor BrkB family protein — protein MSKLKDKLSKIPVINIFVRVLKGIKLPILEGLSLFDLLELYAIGIFKGALTTRASAIAFSFFTAIFPFLLFVLILIPYIPIADFQEDFLMFLESFLPPQTSDFFFDSIFENLENTERGGLISSVFLISIFLMANGVNAVFSGFENSYHQELTRNIFKQFLYALSVALILAFLVILTVAVFGYFQIYIIQPLYEQFDSVEMATKDSNLFWVVFFKYVFFVVMLYIATATLYYYGTKQGRHSKFFSIGALFTTLLIILTSYLFGIYIENFSQYNKLYGSIGALLILLFYLWLNANILLLGYELNATIRRLKSNNNEEDE, from the coding sequence ATGTCTAAACTAAAAGATAAACTTTCTAAGATTCCAGTGATAAATATCTTTGTAAGGGTTTTAAAGGGAATTAAACTGCCGATACTCGAAGGTTTATCATTATTTGATTTACTTGAGTTATATGCGATTGGAATATTTAAAGGGGCCTTAACTACCAGAGCAAGTGCTATTGCGTTTAGTTTTTTTACAGCTATTTTCCCATTTTTGTTATTTGTGCTCATATTGATCCCTTATATTCCTATAGCTGATTTTCAGGAAGACTTTTTAATGTTTTTAGAATCGTTTCTACCACCTCAAACGTCAGACTTTTTCTTTGATAGTATCTTTGAAAATTTAGAAAATACCGAACGTGGGGGATTGATATCATCTGTGTTTCTAATTTCGATATTTTTAATGGCTAATGGTGTGAATGCTGTGTTTTCAGGATTTGAAAATTCATACCATCAAGAATTGACACGCAACATTTTTAAACAATTTTTATACGCACTGAGCGTGGCTTTAATTCTAGCATTCTTAGTCATACTTACCGTAGCTGTATTTGGATATTTCCAGATTTATATTATCCAGCCACTATATGAACAGTTTGATAGTGTCGAAATGGCCACAAAAGATTCCAATCTCTTTTGGGTGGTATTCTTTAAATATGTATTTTTTGTAGTGATGCTTTATATTGCTACTGCAACCTTATATTATTATGGTACAAAACAAGGTCGTCACTCCAAGTTTTTTTCAATTGGAGCACTCTTTACAACCTTATTAATCATCTTGACGTCCTATCTCTTCGGAATATACATTGAGAACTTTTCCCAATATAATAAACTGTATGGTTCTATTGGAGCGCTGTTAATTTTATTGTTTTATTTATGGTTAAATGCCAATATCTTGTTGTTAGGTTATGAACTAAATGCAACGATTAGACGTTTAAAAAGTAATAATAATGAAGAAGATGAATAA
- a CDS encoding DUF2147 domain-containing protein, translated as MNKSIIVILMLLMTVSASAQSIFGKWKTIDDETGEEKSVVEIYEDNGKVYGKIIDIFDPEKRDLPCKPCNGEDYNKPVLGLKIIKDMEPFGETYKKGTIMNPEDGKVYDCRLKLDDDPNRLQVRGYIAFFYRTQYWVRIDS; from the coding sequence ATGAATAAATCAATAATTGTAATACTGATGTTATTGATGACCGTCTCTGCGTCTGCTCAAAGCATTTTTGGTAAATGGAAAACCATTGATGATGAAACAGGTGAAGAGAAGTCCGTTGTAGAAATCTATGAAGATAACGGAAAAGTCTACGGAAAGATTATTGATATTTTTGATCCTGAAAAACGGGATTTACCTTGTAAGCCGTGTAATGGTGAGGATTATAATAAACCTGTACTAGGTTTAAAGATTATAAAAGATATGGAGCCTTTTGGAGAAACTTATAAAAAAGGCACGATTATGAATCCCGAAGATGGTAAGGTGTATGATTGCCGACTTAAACTTGACGATGATCCAAACAGATTACAAGTACGAGGGTATATTGCCTTTTTTTATCGCACACAGTATTGGGTGAGAATAGATAGTTGA